Proteins encoded together in one Triticum dicoccoides isolate Atlit2015 ecotype Zavitan chromosome 7B, WEW_v2.0, whole genome shotgun sequence window:
- the LOC119338373 gene encoding protein NRT1/ PTR FAMILY 8.3-like gives MASAAEHTVPLLARLPAEAAEAYTTDGSLDFDGNPALKNRTGGWRACRAVLGTEFCYCLAFYGVSYNLVTYLTTVLGQSNVAAARNVSTWQATCFLLPLGGAIVADSYCGRYRTMVVSCFIGVAGMLMTAFSAYLPLLVENGVSFRGLTSSNMVSVQEFVLFLGLYMIAVGLGGLRPCLMSFGADQFDDGDPAERVTKGSFFNWYVFNMSCASLISSTGVVWVQDHYGWALGLTVPAVVLAVGLSCLVAASRTYRFQRTRGSPLTRVCQVVVAAMRKSGVELPADCSLLYDMPEDDIAMKGVERIEHTTDLRFFDKAAIVVASDKEVEAAAVPVPRSPWRLCVVTQVEELKILVRMLPLWATVLFFYAVSVQISSTFVEQGRAMDATVGSVRVPPASMSTFDIITVIVLVPLYDRVFVPAARRLTGREKGISELQRIGAGLAMPVFAMAAAALLETVRLRAAKAAPLAPCSTSVLWQAPQYVLVGVGEVLTTIGQLDFFYGQAPAGMKTVCTALALLAVAAGGYLSSFLLTAVQWATTTGGAPGWIPDDLNEGHLDRFFWMMAGLGCLNLIAFGSCARRYKSKKGC, from the exons ATGGCCTCCGCCGCCGAGCACACGGTGCCCCTGCTCGCCCGACTTCCAGCCGAG GCGGCTGAGGCGTACACCACCGACGGGTCCCTTGATTTCGACGGGAACCCGGCGCTCAAGAATCGCACGGGTGGATGGCGCGCGTGCCGCGCAGTTCTCG GAACCGAGTTCTGCTACTGCCTGGCGTTCTACGGCGTCTCGTACAATCTCGTCACCTACCTCACGACCGTCCTGGGCCAGAGCAACGTCGCCGCGGCGAGGAACGTGTCCACCTGGCAGGCCACCTGCTTCCTCTTGCCCCTCGGCGGCGCCATCGTGGCCGACTCCTACTGTGGGAGGTACCGCACCATGGTCGTCTCCTGCTTCATCGGCGTCGCA GGCATGCTCATGACAGCATTCTCGGCGTACCTCCCGCTGCTCGTCGAGAACGGCGTGTCGTTCAGAGGCCTCACCTCGTCGAACATGGTGTCGGTTCAGGAGTTCGTCTTGTTTCTCGGCCTCTACATGATTGCCGTTGGGCTGGGCGGACTCCGACCGTGCCTCATGTCCTTCGGCGCCGACCAGTTCGACGACGGCGATCCAGCGGAGCGCGTGACCAAGGGATCCTTCTTCAACTGGTACGTGTTCAACATGAGCTGCGCGTCGCTGATATCCAGCACCGGCGTCGTGTGGGTGCAGGATCATTACGGCTGGGCCCTGGGCCTGACCGTCCCGGCGGTCGTCCTGGCCGTCGGGCTTTCTTGCCTGGTCGCGGCGTCACGGACGTACAGGTTTCAACGAACTCGCGGCAGCCCGCTCACCAGAGTGTGCCAGGTCGTGGTTGCTGCCATGAGAAAGTCTGGCGTCGAGCTGCCGGCCGATTGCTCTCTGCTCTACGACATGCCGGAAGACGACATCGCCATGAAGGGCGTTGAGAGGATCGAACACACTACTGATCTCAG ATTCTTCGATAAGGCCGCCATTGTCGTGGCTTCTGACAAGGAGGTGGAGGCTGCGGCCGTGCCGGTGCCGCGCAGCCCGTGGAGGCTCTGCGTCGTGACGCAGGTCGAGGAGCTCAAGATTCTTGTGCGGATGCTGCCGCTCTGGGCGACCGTCCTGTTCTTCTATGCCGTGTCGGTGCAGATCTCGTCCACATTCGTCGAGCAAGGCAGGGCGATGGACGCTACCGTCGGCTCTGTGCGCGTCCCGCCTGCGTCCATGTCTACCTTCGATATAATCACCGTCATCGTCCTGGTCCCTCTCTACGACCGGGTCTTCGTTCCGGCGGCGAGAAGGCTCACCGGGAGGGAGAAGGGCATCTCGGAGCTGCAGAGGATCGGCGCCGGCCTCGCCATGCCCGTGTTCGCCATGGCCGCCGCGGCGCTTCTCGAGACGGTGCGCCTCCGCGCGGCGAAGGCGGCGCCCCTGGCGCCATGCTCGACGAGCGTGCTGTGGCAGGCGCCGCAGTACGTGCTGGTGGGCGTGGGCGAGGTGCTCACCACCATCGGCCAGCTCGACTTCTTCTACGGCCAGGCGCCGGCCGGGATGAAGACCGTGTGCACGGCGCTCGCGCTTCTCGCAGTAGCGGCCGGCGGCTACCTGAGCTCATTCCTACTGACGGCCGTGCAGTGGGCGACGACGACTGGTGGCGCGCCTGGGTGGATCCCTGACGACCTGAACGAGGGTCATCTGGATCGCTTCTTCTGGATGATGGCCGGACTTGGTTGTCTCAATCTGATAGCGTTCGGGAGCTGCGCCAGGAGGTACAAATCCAAGAAGGGTTGCTGA